The Candidatus Eisenbacteria bacterium genome contains the following window.
GCTCCGAGCGGACCCAGGCTCGGGATGAGGAACGCGCTCAGGACCACGCTCGCCGCGATCGTGGCGAGATTGATGAGCACGAGCGACCGCACGCTCCCGAACACCTTCAGCGTCAGGCCGTTGAACCCCAGCGACGCATTGAAATAGCACCCCGCCGCCAGGATCGCGAGGATCGGCGCCGACGACGCGTAGCGCTCCCCGAAGAGGAGCACCGTGAGCGGCTCCGCGAGGGAGAACGTGAACGCGAACACGGGGAACGTGAAGATCGCGATCCACATCGAGGTGCGCCAGTAGAGGGCGTTGATGCCGGGGCGGTCCTCGTTCGCGAACATGCGCGCGGCGAGCGGCACGAACAGGATCCCGAACGTGTTCATCACGAGCTCGTTCATCCGGGCGGCGGGAAGCACGGCCGTGAGGGAGGCGACCGCGGTCGTGTTCCACAGGTGTCCCAGGAGCACCACGCTCAGGGTCGTCATGGCCGCGTACGTCAGGTCGGTGGTCAGGAGCGGGAGGGTGAAGCCGAGAACTTCCTTCCAGGGCATCCGCAGCGCGCGATCGCGCCAGGCGGCGAGCAGCCCCTCCTGACGGAGCACCCGGACGAGCAGGAGTCCGTAGATGGCGACCCCGAGGAGACTGCTCGCCACGTACCCGATCGCGAGGAGGAGCACGTCCCCTTTCCCGAGGACCATCGCGGACGCGACGAGGAGCCGGAGCACGGGCGCCAGGAGGAACCTCCGCACGAAGATGGAGCGCGCCTTGGCGAACACCGCGAAGGTCCCGACGAGCATGTCGTCGATCGCCTGGAGCGGCGCGAGGAAGATGAGGATGAGCAGGAGCGGAAGCGTCGTCTCCGGGTTCGGGATCCATCTCGTGAAGACCCCCTGGAGTCCGAAGAGGACGCCCGCGCTGACGAGACCCAGGGACACGATCGTGAGGAGCGTCATGGCGATCGTGCCGAAGAGTCTCGGGATGTCGCCGCGCTCCTGGTAGATCGGGAGGAAGCGCGTGACCGAGCGCTCCAGGCCCAGTCCGACGAGATTCTGGAGCACGGTCGCGATGGTCAGCGCGTAGGCGAACCCCCCGTACGTGCTCTGCGACAGATACCGGACGATGAGGATCTGGGTCGCGAAATTTCCGAGCTTGGAGAGGATCCGCCCGACGAGGAGGAGCGTCGACTGGCGCAGGAGCTTGCGCGCCGGATGCGGCTTGGGCCGGGAGGGGGCTTCCGTCGTGCGTGCGGGTTCGCGCTGCGCCATGGAAAAAGTCTAGCGCAGATCGCCCGGCGCATGCGCTCGGGCGACGTTCCGCCGCTCAGGGATTCGTCGTCGACATGTCGCGTACGGCCGTGGGCGGGCTGACGTCGGAAGGAGTCACCCCGGCGGACGAGTAGTGGGTCCAGTCGGTGAATCCCATGTTCTTTCCCGGCCGGGTCGGCGTCTCCGTGGGGAACTTCAACCCGTACGCCTTGTTGATGATCCACGGAGACCACGCGTCGTCTCCCGACGCCCACCAGCCTCCGAACCGGAGATCCAGATCGTAGAGGAAGTAGGCCATCCGGCGGAGGGCCTGACTCTGCCAGTTCCACACGTCGTACCCCTGGCGGCTCAGGATCTCCGCCTGGACCACGGCTCCCTGGATCGCCTCCCACGTGTAGTTGACCGCGTCTCCCTTCGCCGGGGGCCACTGGAGGGACCCGCCCCGGCGCATCTCTTCGGGGAGCGCACCGTCCAGGGGTACGCCGCTGACCACGCATCCCGGCGAATTGATCCCGATCGGCTGCGACGGATGGCACTGCCACGAGAGATCGCCATAGTTGAATCCCGAGTAGGCGCTCCGATCCCCCAGCCAGCCGCGAAAGACCGTGGCCGTGCGCGCGAGCTCCGTGATGTCGCCAAGGTAGACGGCCACCGCCGCGCGGCTCGCTCCCGCGTGCGTCCCGTAGTTGTTGGGCCGGTCCTCGTGCGTCGAGCGCAGGGAACGTCCATCGACGAGCACCTCCCCGAGGGCCCGCCGGAGCCATGCCCGGAACGCCTGGTCCTCCGCGGGCTCGAGCCCGACCAGCTCCGCCGCGATCACGTAGCCGGTCAGATTCCTCGCGAGCGCCAGGGACTCTCCTCCGAGCTCGGTGTCGATGGCAGCCATGCAGCTCTGCCGGACCTGGGTGCGATAGGTCTCCACGCCGGTCCGGACATGGACGAGCGCCTTCGCGAGCACGATCACGTCGCAATCGTCGAGCTGATTGCCCAGGTCCGGGGTGCTCGCGGGCGAGTCGGCCTTGGTCTTGAGCGCGTTCCAGGCTACCCCCGACATGGGCAGCGCGTGGATCTCGTTCCGGGTCATCCACACCGCCCCGAACGCTTCCGGGGGCGGCACGCCCACTCCCAGGACGAGGGGGAAGGCAGCAGTGCAAACGAGAAGGCGTACCAGGCGCATGGTCACCTCGGCAGGGGGCTATCGATTGAAGATCGGATCACGGGATGGAGGGTGTGAACTCCAGGATTTACAAAAATTGCAAAGGACGTGCCACGACTACTCGTATGGAGCGGCCGATCCAGGACGTTTCGTGAGTGCCACGCGAGATCGCGGCGGGTTTCACGGCAAGTGCCGCATCAGAGCGAGGGATCCAGGGACATGCCGAGCAGATCCAGCTACGTACAACACCTTCAAGCTACATACCTTGGGGCCGTTCCGGTCGGGGCCCGCTGTCCGGTGAGGTGCGCCGCTAGAACCGGATCGGACGCTCCCGTCTCCGGAGTTACCCCGGAACAGTGCTTGCTCTCCGGGAACGTACTTACCTTCGTGCCCGGCTGGCGGAGCCCCCGGGCACCTCGAGGGTCCCAGGGGGGGCCGGTCGAGTGAGGTCCCGCGGCTCCGGGGTGCAGGTCATCCATGGGTTCGACATCCAAGACGGTGTGCCGGTCACGCGTGGTCCGCTCTTCGGGGCGCGCGTGGACCGCGCGCCTGACCATTCTCGCGATCCTCCTCGTGCCCGCCCTCTCGTTCGCCCAGTCCGCGCCCTCGAAGTCCCCCACGGCGCCCCAGTCTCCGGGGAAGGGCTACCTGCTCCCTTCGGAAACGGGTCTGGAGATGATGGTCCACGTCATCGGAGAGGTTCAGAAGCCGGGCGAATACCGGGTCCCGGATCACACCGACGTCCTCGAGCTCATCGCGAAGGCGGGCGGTCCGACCGAGTACGCGAATCTGAGCTGGGTGAAGATCCGGCGCGTGATGCCGGTTCAGCTGTCCGCGAACCGGAACGTCACGAGGCTCACGCCCACCACGGCCGTGCTGGACGTGAACGTCGAGAATGCGTGGAAGAAGAAGGGCGCGGACAGCCAGCCGCCCCGGCTCGTCCCCGGCGACGTCGTCGTCGTGTCGCGG
Protein-coding sequences here:
- a CDS encoding flippase, with product MAQREPARTTEAPSRPKPHPARKLLRQSTLLLVGRILSKLGNFATQILIVRYLSQSTYGGFAYALTIATVLQNLVGLGLERSVTRFLPIYQERGDIPRLFGTIAMTLLTIVSLGLVSAGVLFGLQGVFTRWIPNPETTLPLLLILIFLAPLQAIDDMLVGTFAVFAKARSIFVRRFLLAPVLRLLVASAMVLGKGDVLLLAIGYVASSLLGVAIYGLLLVRVLRQEGLLAAWRDRALRMPWKEVLGFTLPLLTTDLTYAAMTTLSVVLLGHLWNTTAVASLTAVLPAARMNELVMNTFGILFVPLAARMFANEDRPGINALYWRTSMWIAIFTFPVFAFTFSLAEPLTVLLFGERYASSAPILAILAAGCYFNASLGFNGLTLKVFGSVRSLVLINLATIAASVVLSAFLIPSLGPLGAAVSITAALVLYNVLKQLGLKRTGVRLFEPRYLRVYAGIVLCASGLLAISAILDPPVYVTAALALLATWLLVRWNAELLELRDTFPEVLKLPGMGLLLPRRDLRPGEARG
- a CDS encoding alginate lyase family protein, whose translation is MRLVRLLVCTAAFPLVLGVGVPPPEAFGAVWMTRNEIHALPMSGVAWNALKTKADSPASTPDLGNQLDDCDVIVLAKALVHVRTGVETYRTQVRQSCMAAIDTELGGESLALARNLTGYVIAAELVGLEPAEDQAFRAWLRRALGEVLVDGRSLRSTHEDRPNNYGTHAGASRAAVAVYLGDITELARTATVFRGWLGDRSAYSGFNYGDLSWQCHPSQPIGINSPGCVVSGVPLDGALPEEMRRGGSLQWPPAKGDAVNYTWEAIQGAVVQAEILSRQGYDVWNWQSQALRRMAYFLYDLDLRFGGWWASGDDAWSPWIINKAYGLKFPTETPTRPGKNMGFTDWTHYSSAGVTPSDVSPPTAVRDMSTTNP
- a CDS encoding SLBB domain-containing protein is translated as MVRSSGRAWTARLTILAILLVPALSFAQSAPSKSPTAPQSPGKGYLLPSETGLEMMVHVIGEVQKPGEYRVPDHTDVLELIAKAGGPTEYANLSWVKIRRVMPVQLSANRNVTRLTPTTAVLDVNVENAWKKKGADSQPPRLVPGDVVVVSRNSWFGYKRFATVLRDAALVASAYFLYLRVAED